A genomic segment from Manduca sexta isolate Smith_Timp_Sample1 chromosome 13, JHU_Msex_v1.0, whole genome shotgun sequence encodes:
- the LOC119189186 gene encoding uncharacterized protein LOC119189186, which translates to MVVTRSQGDAADVEEQRRSRERQESDRRREERQISLERLRRISQEPPASPQTEQATSVGIMCTPSTSTARIMSETVTKVTAKDQPRVRSPAQSVRSTASVTTRLRLAELEAAEKMAAIKRKELELEAELVKKKLALDVSAIQDDAESVQGEQPEVDVNEWLRKNPLSSRGETGESREEPRTLRFDLPRARSPTPPRAPSDMEKLAVALERMARPRVRQVDLPTFSGAVNEWLPFKAAMQDTTKLYNVSAAENIQRLRSALKGEARDVVAALLHTATDPSTIMKTLEQCFGRPEVIIDRALDELRKTSKPGSTATELNNFAIKIQNVICVLRSMDRREYLYNPLLTREVLEKLSPHIRSRWCDYAYENEGTADPEIVILSRFLMREADRALKYTYAPSAGTSSAAKRELRPAIAIKRKASNVYTLEQEEKQECPACSEAHVLTQCPKYKALSVEQRWNLIKEKKLCFKCANSTHRRITCKAKLCGVEQCRRPHHSSLHQAEKKPENTEVRDKEQVLSVTPKTNVGARTVLLKMCPVVVAGPRGEVRTHALLDEGATVTLMDEDLAEKIGADGPTQALHLSGVNMAQKEKASKLVTVRIRGVTEDEPHSIRARTIKHLKLHQQTIPAVLMKLKHLRDLPEELCYERARPGILLGADHWEHIVSRELRVGGRNEPAASRTLLGWVVHGTLPRSVITKKENVLHIYEREHDGLHNLVEDHFKIEALGVTPEPRVSDADRRAIATLKTSIRKIDCGYEVGLPWRQDNTAMPPSYNAALRRLRQIEHKMDASPEFAREYTAQVNNLIEKGYAVRCDGSESSSPVCWYLPHFAVQNPNKPGKQRLVFDAAATSHGVSLNDHLLEGPDMLMSLPGIMFRFRESAVAVTADIQEMFLRIKIRAEDQSAQQFLWRGNDRTNPPQRFKMTSMIFGAASSPFMAHFVRNHNANVHAQLYPRAAEAITKYHYMDDLVASYDTPGEAHEAIEEMKTVHAAAGFTLRGWNSNDESVLRDVPQSCARISPRNWGENINTARYWDCGGTRSETSWDSTQQ; encoded by the coding sequence ATGGTGGTGACGAGAAGCCAGGGCGACGCAGCCGACGTAGAGGAACAGAGGCGATCCCGTGAACGGCAAGAGTCTGACCGCCGTCGGGAGGAAAGACAAATAAGTCTAGAGAGACTAAGGCGCATATCACAAGAGCCGCCTGCCTCACCTCAGACCGAGCAAGCCACGTCAGTGGGAATAATGTGTACGCCTTCGACGTCTACGGCGCGCATTATGTCGGAAACGGTGACAAAGGTGACGGCAAAGGATCAGCCACGTGTAAGATCGCCCGCACAGTCCGTTCGATCTACCGCCAGCGTAACAACAAGGTTGCGTTTGGCCGAACTAGAGGCTGCAGAAAAGATGGCAGCTATCAAGAGAAAAGAGCTCGAATTGGAGGCCGAGCTTGTAAAGAAGAAACTCGCTTTGGACGTGTCCGCCATTCAAGACGACGCAGAAAGCGTGCAAGGCGAACAACCCGAAGTAGATGTCAATGAATGGCTAAGGAAGAATCCACTTAGCTCTCGAGGAGAGACCGGTGAGTCAAGGGAGGAGCCGAGAACGCTGCGCTTCGACCTACCACGAGCGAGATCACCGACGCCTCCGAGAGCCCCGAGCGACATGGAGAAATTGGCAGTCGCACTCGAAAGAATGGCGAGACCTCGGGTGAGACAAGTAGATTTACCAACATTTTCCGGCGCAGTGAACGAGTGGCTTCCTTTTAAAGCCGCCATGCAAGACACTACGAAATTGTACAACGTGTCTGCCGCTGAGAACATTCAGCGACTAAGAAGCGCGCTGAAAGGAGAGGCGCGTGATGTCGTGGCCGCACTTTTGCATACGGCCACAGACCCGAGCACTATTATGAAGACATTGGAACAGTGCTTCGGACGGCCAGAAGTGATTATTGATCGTGCCTTGGACGAGTTAAGAAAGACGTCCAAGCCCGGCTCAACGGCGACGGAACTCAACAACTTCGCGATCaagattcaaaatgttatatgtgtGTTGCGGAGTATGGATCGCCGTGAGTACCTCTATAATCCACTTTTGACTCGTGAAGTGTTAGAAAAGTTGAGCCCGCACATACGATCACGATGGTGTGATTACGCCTATGAAAATGAAGGAACGGCTGACCCAGAGATCGTCATATTGTCTCGCTTCCTTATGCGAGAAGCGGACAGAGCGTTGAAATATACGTACGCTCCGTCTGCGGGAACGAGCAGCGCGGCGAAAAGAGAACTCAGACCGGCCATCGCGATCAAGAGAAAGGCGAGCAACGTATACACACTTGAACAAGAAGAAAAACAAGAGTGTCCGGCATGCAGCGAGGCGCATGTGTTAACGCAGTGCCCTAAGTACAAAGCACTTAGCGTCGAACAGCGATGGAACCTGATCAAAGAAAAGAAGCTGTGTTTTAAGTGTGCGAACAGTACTCATCGGCGCATAACATGCAAAGCCAAGCTGTGCGGTGTGGAACAGTGTCGTCGTCCGCATCACTCATCGCTGCATCAAGCGGAAAAGAAACCGGAAAACACAGAGGTACGTGACAAGGAACAAGTATTGTCAGTGACGCCGAAAACGAACGTCGGCGCACGCACCGTGCTTCTGAAGATGTGCCCGGTCGTAGTCGCCGGTCCACGGGGGGAGGTGAGAACGCACGCTCTCCTCGACGAAGGTGCCACGGTGACATTGATGGATGAAGATCTCGCCGAGAAGATAGGTGCAGACGGCCCTACACAAGCACTGCACCTAAGCGGCGTTAACATGGCTCAAAAGGAAAAAGCCAGCAAGTTGGTGACGGTGCGAATTAGAGGTGTGACAGAAGACGAGCCACACTCAATACGAGCAAGAACAATAAAGCACCTGAAACTGCACCAACAGACCATTCCGGCAGTGCTTATGAAGTTGAAGCATTTAAGGGACCTGCCGGAAGAATTGTGCTATGAACGAGCGCGCCCAGGCATCTTATTGGGCGCGGATCATTGGGAGCACATTGTGTCGCGAGAACTGCGAGTTGGCGGCCGCAACGAACCGGCTGCATCAAGAACGCTACTCGGCTGGGTGGTACACGGTACGTTACCACGTAGCGTcataacaaagaaagaaaacgtGCTTCATATATACGAGCGGGAGCACGACGGACTGCATAACCTCGTGGAAGATCACTTCAAAATAGAAGCGCTCGGCGTCACACCAGAACCAAGAGTGAGTGACGCAGATCGACGAGCCATCGCCACATTGAAGACGTCTATAAGGAAGATAGACTGCGGGTACGAAGTCGGCTTGCCGTGGCGACAAGACAACACCGCCATGCCGCCGAGCTACAACGCGGCACTTCGACGCCTGCGACAAATCGAGCACAAGATGGACGCCTCGCCTGAATTTGCCCGCGAATATACTGCACAGGTGAATAACCTTATAGAAAAAGGATACGCAGTGAGGTGCGACGGGTCAGAATCATCGAGCCCCGTCTGTTGGTACCTCCCTCACTTCGCGGTGCAGAACCCGAACAAGCCTGGCAAGCAGAGGTTGGTGTTCGACGCAGCGGCGACAAGTCACGGGGTGAGTCTGAACGACCACTTACTGGAAGGCCCTGACATGTTGATGTCTCTGCCCGGAATAATGTTTCGGTTCCGGGAGAGCGCTGTAGCAGTCACAGCGGACATACAAGAAATGTTCCTGCGAATCAAGATCCGTGCCGAAGATCAGTCAGCGCAGCAATTTCTGTGGCGCGGTAACGACCGAACCAACCCGCCGCAGCGATTTAAGATGACCAGCATGATCTTCGGTGCAGCGAGTTCACCATTCATGGCGCACTTCGTAAGGAATCACAACGCCAACGTGCATGCGCAGCTGTATCCCAGAGCAGCGGAGGCCATCACCAAATATCACTATATGGACGACTTGGTGGCCAGCTACGATACACCCGGAGAAGCGCACGAAGCCATAGAGGAAATGAAGACGGTGCACGCGGCGGCGGGATTCACTCTGCGCGGTTGGAACTCGAACGACGAGAGTGTGCTTCGCGACGTGCCCCAGAGTTGCGCTCGAATCAGCCCACGCAACTGGGGGGAGAACATCAACACAGCAAGATATTGGGACTGCGGTGGGACCCGGAGCGAGACGAGCTGGGATTCAACACAGCAATGA